One window of Lagenorhynchus albirostris chromosome 16, mLagAlb1.1, whole genome shotgun sequence genomic DNA carries:
- the LOC132507169 gene encoding large ribosomal subunit protein eL32-like: MAALRPPVKPKIIKKRTKKFIRHQSDQYVKIKQNWWKPRGTDNRVCRRFKGQILMPNISNGSNKKTKRMLPSSFRKFLVHLVKELEVRLMCNKAYYAEIAHNLSSKNQKAIVERAAQLAIRITNPNARLLSEENE; this comes from the coding sequence ATGGCTGCCCTCAGACCCCCCGTGAAGCCCAAGATCATCAAAAAGAGGACCAAGAAATTCATCCGGCACCAGTCAGACCAATATGTCAAAATTAAGCAGAACTGGTGGAAACCCAGAGGCACTGACAACAGGGTGTGCAGGAGATTCAAGGGCCAGATCTTGATGCCCAACATCAGTAACGGGagcaacaagaaaacaaagcGCATGCTGCCCAGCAGCTTCCGTAAGTTCCTGGTCCACCTGGTCAAGGAGCTTGAAGTGAGGCTGATGTGCAACAAAGCTTACTATGCTGAGATTGCTCACAACCTCTCCTCCAAGAACCAAAAAGCCATTGTGGAAAGAGCAGCCCAGCTGGCCATCAGAATCACCAATCCCAACGCCAGGTTGCTCAGCGAAGAAAATGAATAG